The Macaca nemestrina isolate mMacNem1 chromosome 9, mMacNem.hap1, whole genome shotgun sequence genome includes the window AAGCCAGGGAGACAACATGCCATTACCTGAGTCCCCCTAGTCCTTTTTGAGATCATATGGTTCAAAAAAAACACTTCTCTTGGCTTATGCTAGATCCAAGTGTTTTCTCTTACTTGTAATGAAAAAGCCATTCTGAGCTCCCTCGATGAATGTGTTTAGGTGTTGTCTCTGAGCAGTTTGGTCATTATTGTGTAATTGACCTATATTTCAGAAGCTGCCAgaaatttggggatttttttttttcagtaactgGAGAAAGATCTTAGCAGAGAACCTGGGCTGCATGCTGTCTTGAAGTGTGGCTTTTGTTTTATAGACATGCTGTCCTATATATGAGATGTACTTGTAGGAGTGCTGGGAAGAGGGATGGGACTAGCGGGGGTCCCATCCAGAAAGAGAAGTCCCCCTGGTTTGTGTGAACTAAGGAGAGAGTGGCTGGTTTTCTATCGGGAGAGAGGTTATTTGTTTGCCCCTTTTATGGGGCCATGGTTCATCCAGGTGTCATTGCCATCTTTTGAACACAGGTGTCATTTAAATCATTAGGTGCGACAATATGTCAAATCAACTAAATATGCATGATCTTTGGCCTATATATTTATGGCCTAAATGTATAGGCTTTAGGGTCAAAATGACCTTGCTAATGAACCAGCTGTAACACTGTAACACTGACACCCCCTTTTGTCCCTGCAGTTTCatccctctctgtgccttggttttcaTATTTGGAAAACGAGGAGGAGGATTTAACTAGATTATCTCTAAGGTTGAGTGGGAAAAGAACATTCCTGGAATCACCAGGCAAGAAGAGGATTGGAGGTAAAACCGAGCTTGGCCAGAGACCCTTTGTTCCAAAGTTCCCTAAGATTTCAGACAGCTTTAGGATTATGCAGCTGGTACTCCTCCCATTAGTCAAGAGGCAGTCATGTTGGCAGGGATGGAGAGAGATCCTGGGCAGTGCAGGGGTGAGGAAGGGCCTACTGAGTGCAGGGCCATGTGGCCTTGCTGGGGAGGCAGACATTCTCTGCCAGGTCACCCTGCTATGCTGTGCATCTTCCTGGGCTCAGACCTTGAAATAAGAGGCAGCCATGGAGGCTGGGAGCCTTCTTTTATCCCTGGGTTCCAGCCTGAGCTGGCTAGAGGAATCTGGGATTCAGGAAGAGGTGCTGAATAGGGATATACCTGGGGGAGCTACCAGCCTGTAGAAGGAATTTGAAGCAGGGgacaggatgatctcatctctgGAGTGAGTGTAAGAAGAGAAGACAGCTGAGAGCTGAGACTTCGGCACTACACCATTAAGTGgtcaaggagagaaagaaggacaaGCTAAAAAGACTAATAAGGGACCAGGGgcggtggcctatgcctgtagtcccagcactttgggagcctaaggcaggcagattacttgagcctaggcgttcaagaccagcctgagcaacgtggcgaaacatcatctctaccaaaaatacaaaaacttagctggacttggtggctcatgcctgtgatctcaactacttgggaggcagagcttgcagtgagcccagatcacaccactgcactccaatcttggcgacagagtaagacccagtctcaaaaaaaaaaaaaaaaaaaaaaaaaagtcagagcaGGCAAGAGGGGTATCCATGAAGCTGGGAGGAGGAAGTGCTTGAAAGAGGAGGGAGTGCttgaaagaggagggagagatcCGCAGGGTCAAATGCAGCTGATGGTTTGAGAAAAGGGGCTGAAAGGGAGTCATCGGGTTTGGGGACAGTAAGGTCATTGGAGACCCACTTTTATCACTTATAGGGAAAGCAGGCTGGCCCCTTCTTCCCCTGAATGGAGTTTTAGTGTGAAGGCAGCCTCGCATTTCACTCTGCGGTGTCCTGCAGCAGCCCTGCCTTTTGGCCATGTTCTGTAGAGAAGTCCTTCCCGGCACAGATGGTCAGCTTTTTATTAGGATATTGGCAGCATGAGGGTCTAAGCTTTGACTTCCTGGCCAAACTCCTGGGCCAAGCACTGCCCTACCCACCCCAGTTGACTCAGAACTCGCAGACCACGAGACGCTTTTCTCCGCAAGCCCTGTCATTCCACTTGCCATTGGTGAAGATCTCCACACAGTCCTCTGACCCACCGTCATCGTTGGGCTCCCCTGGGGCCCAGTTGGAATAGACCAGGGACTCTCCTGTGGGGTAGGTGAACTTGCCTTCCATCTTGGAGTCAGTCATGCTCAGGAAAGCAGCCTCGTTCTGAGCTATGACCAGCTGTTGCAAGGCGGCATTCTCAGCGGCAGAGCGTGGAGAGGCCAACTGCCCACCAGCCTGTGTGCACACCAGCTGTGCCTCCGTAAACGGTTTGACAAACCCTGCTGTCTTGAAAATCTTCTCCCCGACACTTTGGCCATTTGGGAAGAGCTCAACTAGGAGAAGAAGAGAGTCAGGTTGGGGTTGTGATATCACCTGGCCAAAGTTCAAGGGCTCTGAGACCTCTGTGCTCCAACCTGAGCCTCTCAGACCTCCCAAACAGGCACCACATCAGGATGCCAGAGAGAATGCAAGAGAGACGTTCCAGAACAGCCCCCGCCCCATGACCTACCCTGTGAGGTGACACCATGCTTCGCCACTTACAGATGAGAGCACTGGAGTTGAGAGAAGCTAAGAGGCCCAAAGTCACACAAGCAGCAAACGTGCAGTTAGGGATTCAACCTCACTCAGTCTGACACCAAAGCTCAGACATGCTCTTTCTATTTCGGCACATGCTATATACGAGAATCAATTTCTCAATTACTGTGTAGAATTGAACAGCTTTTCCCAAGTTGATCACGGTGTAGACCAGGCCAGTTTCTGAGAGTACAGAAAACACCTGCGACGAGCCCACTGTCACCCTGTACAACAGTAGGGGATGTGGGGTTGTCGGAGAGAGTCTCTGCTGTGTGACGGGGTGAGGAAAGGGGAGAGACAGGAAGAGGGGAGGACACCTGAGAGCTGCCAGATGCTAATCTCTGCTCTGGGTCTGGCCTCATGTCGGCCTCTTAGTATGCACGTGGGTGATGCCCCAGCCAGTCAGCCTGCCTGGGAGGTGCTGAGGGAGTGGAGGAGGGCATCTGAAGGGCATGTGTGAGTGAGGCACAGGGGAATGGTGTTAGTGCTGGAGTCAGCCCTGGGTGGTAACTGGAAGACCAGGCATTCAGATCCACCCTGGCAACGGCTGTTGTGTGGGCAAGAGAAAGTCACTTTCCTTTTCAGGGTTTCCATTTCCTCGTCTCTAAAATGAGGGCTCACTTCACAAAAGCATTGCCTGCGTGACATGTCAAGTATCTCTTTTTGGTCTGTCCTTGTGGCTCCTGGGCCCATGCATGGAAATATTCTGCAAAGGACTGGAAGCTCCAGGGAAGGCTATGCCCCTGGCTTTGTTGGGCTGCTCAGAATGCAGGCTGCACCCTGACTCATTGTCCTTAAGATTCTCCATGGGCTCACGGTGGCACCCAGAGCAGCCCTGAACAAAGTCAGCCTAAGAGTTCATGTACCATTACTAGGTTTATGTGCCATGCACATATGTGGGCATGCCTTTGAATACATGTGCATATATCCAAAGGTACATGGGAGTATGTAAGGTtcatctggatgtgtgtgcatatttgtatGTGCTTTATAGACAACATATGAGCTCACGTATGTAGATGAAGGTGGAGTGAGTGATGGTGTTtaagtgcacacacatgcagtgGATACATATGGACGTGTTCCTCTGTGTGTTTCTGTCACTGTGCCTCTGAGTGAATTAGAGCATATGTAGAAAGAGAGATATACCAAATGCTTGAAACTCTCATCTCAGAGCTTGGGTACTTCGAAGCCAAACCTATGTTGCACCCAGTCAGCCCTTTATGCTCTACTACTTCAGaaaacttttatcttttattttttggctcaATGAGATCTGCCTGAATTCAAAGCTGATGTCAGGaagggcagaggagaggagggacTGTTGGGCACTGATGTGGAGATTCAAAAAGGCACCAGGCCCTCAGGTGTGTGCCCCTGGAGGCCTCTGAATCTTCAGGATTCCAGGGTCAGGGGACACACTCTGCTATAAAACACCTCCAGAGCTGCAGGCAGAGCCCAGCAGTGGCTGGAGCCCAGAAGCAGCCTACCCCCTGTTTGAACCAGGAGCATGTCTAAGGTGAGATACCTGATGGCCACATACCAAGGTCAGGTCCTCACCTGCCTTGTACCCCCAGAAAAGAATCCCAGTCCTAGCTCCCAGAACAGTATCTGGTTTCTGTGCTGCCTTGGGATGTGCAGCAGCATCACTGGGCACTCCCATACCTGGCCCCTCTGAGGTAAGAAATGCAGCCCGTGTTGGGTAGCCCCTTGTCTATCAGAGGGACCAGCACAGGGTAGGCAGGAGAGAGGCTCTAGTGAATTGCACTGGACTCAGGACAACAGTTTGTCTCAGGGCACAGGTGGCATTGAGGTTGGTGGGTGGTTCAGGAGCCTGATGGCCTTGACTATGCTACTGCCGGCCTGGTGAGCTGGTGAGAGGGGCCACACCCTCCTCCTTTGCCCCCTTGGGTCTACTTCCAGCTCCAGGAGCAGGTGGCTGCCTTGTTCTAGCCCCATCCCAGCCTGAGCCCTACTCACTGCCACTGTCCCAGGTCCAGCCCTACACAGGTCCCAGCTCATTCCCATCCTAGACCCAGGGCAGGCACTGCCTCAGGCCCAGCTAAAGGTCTAGCCCCAGCCCAAGGCCAAACCAAGGTCGAGATCTAATGTGGGTCCCAATGCCAGTGCTGGGCTCAAGTTCAGATCCAGGAACTCACCTTTCTTATACTGAGAGAAAGCAGCCTGGAGGTGCTGTACTTGTTTCTGTAAGGCCTCAACCTGCTGCCTCAGAGAAGCGACATCTGGAGGGGAGAAAATGGCCAAGTAGACTTGTCCAGAGAGCGAAGGAAGAGCTCAGAGTCTGGGCTCCAAGGGAAGGGTGTCTAGTTGTGGGCACATATTGTGGGACTGACCCACAGCAAGCCCACATCTGCTGACACAGCTGGCCCCTGCTGTGCAAGGATGTCTTATGGTTCGGCTATGGACAAATTGCTCCCTGTACTTCACTAACACTGAACCAGATGGCACTGTGACTTTAAAGTCTTGGAATATAATGGCATCTCCATTGGGTGGGGCCGGGGGTGGGTGCTGGGCAGGAATACACACTCATGTGTTTCCTATTCACCGGATTTTTAATGCCCAAATCTGTCCTATGAATTGGGAAGGCAGTTGTAGTTTTCCCGATAGTCGGATGGAGAAGCTGTCCAGGTTGCTTTCCCATGAGTACTAAGCGGCTAAGACCAGAGCCCAGTgctcctgccttccagcctgtcCACCTTTCCTAAGTTCCACCCACCAGCTGCCATTGATGGGGCACACCTCCCAGAACCCCTCCTCTGGGATGGGGAGGGCTTCCTCTCTGCACACCCATGCCCCGCGGGGCTTCCCTGAGCCAGGAGCTGCTACCTTACCTGGAAGCCCACTTTCTCCCTTTGCTCCTTTGTCTCCAGGAACGCCTTTGTCCCCTTTCAATCCTGGGGGTCCCCTGGCACCTGGACTTCCCTGAGGACCCATGACTCCAGCAGACCCTGGGGTGAAAGAAGAACTGGGTGAGCTAtgtacccatttttttttttttagcatttttaccTTCCCACACATGGATTAACTATCTTTATTGCCCAGAAATAGATAGGTGGTCCCCAATACCCAGCCATGCAGCTCTCTGTACACTGACTGTCCCTGTAACAGCAATCAACCCCTCTGTGTAAAACTGCCCCGCCACCCAACAACTAACCTTCCCTGAACACACTTCTCCGTTGCTGAGGACTCCAATCTCCCTAGATAGGAACCGTCCCCAGAGCCCCCTCATGCACCCTTCTTGGATACAGATTCTCCCCGTAGTCCAGCAATGCCACCTTTGCCTTTACGggtggttggggggtggggggtaggCATTGACAGCTCCAAGCAGGCACAGGAGAACTGGACCCAGCTCAGCCCAGCTCTTTCCACTGCTCACCTGCTGTCCCTGCATTTCCAGGGGCTCCACGCTCACCAGGGACGCCACGATCTCCCTTAGGGCCTGCGGGGCCTCTTGCCCCTGCCGAGCCCTGCATGCCAGGGGCACCGACTTCTCCTGAGGAAGGAACACACAGGAACAAACACAGCTAAGAGTACGTTCAGCAGGTGTGGTTTTCTTAGCAATGGAGCTTTTTGCCCACAACTTTAGGGTCAGACAGAGACGTGGGGAGACTCTCCTTGCTTTCTGGGGCTATTctgtggagggtgagaggaaaaTATTGCAATTGTGGGGATTGGGAGGGTACATGGCAAGGCCTTTGCAGCATCGAGGTCTGGGCTTTCCCTGGCACTCTGAGCACACCTCAGGTCACATCATGGACCCTTGTCCTTCCTCCTTTCCCGTCTTAGATCGGCCACAGACCAGCCACCTACCTTTGGGCCCAGCTTCTCCTTTTGGGCCTGGCTTGCCCTGAGGTCCTATGTTCCCCTGCTTCCCCAGGGGACCTTCTCTTCCAGCTGGACCAGGCACACCAGGAGGTCCTGGAGGTCCTGAGGAAAAGCACCAGCCTGGTCAGTAATAATGAAGCCTCTTGGCAGGAGGAGTGTAGTAAGGTGAGGGTAATAACAGAGGTGAGGGAGGCAGCATTGTTGTCCTCCCAACAGCAGGTCCTATCTGTCCTGAAATGACCCAGTGCCTTCTTCCTGGGATGGGCTCTGTGTGTGCCCACTGGCATATCCTCGCAGCTGCACCACCACCGGGAAACACCAGAAGTCGACACCCAGTTGCTCACCACTTGGCCCGGTGTCTCCCTTTGGTCCAGGTTCTCCAATGGAGCCATTGTCCCCTTTGGGCCCAACTGGGCCAGCTTCTCCAGGCATCCCTGCTTTCCCTGCAGCTCCTGGCAAACCTGTAGCAgcagaagaaatggacaaagacCTGGCCCTAGACCCAGAAAGGGCCAGCTGCCTGCGGGATCAGCCCCCAGCATTCCTTCAGGATTCTGCAGAGCATGAGACTTCCACTGTCACACACCCGGGTCCAGTGGTGACCCAGGAAATGGGTATcaacatccccattttatagatgaggaagaaGCCTTCCAGAGTTGGAGGTGAATTAAAGCCAAGACCTGTCTGACCTTCTATGCTGTGCTCCTTCCCCTGCCCCAAGGCCATTGCATTGATGGCAGGCAATCTGTCAGCTCTTACCTGTGATCATGGACTTCTGCATTccccttaaatatatatatatacaccagggAAACCTATCAAAAATGGCACCAGACAGGTGGTGCTAACTTGTTCATTCAGTTATTAGtccatttgctcatttatttgtaCACTAAGAGCCATCTATGCAGCACCTACTTTATACCTAGCACTAAGTCAGATGTAAATCTGAGCTTAGCCTCAGGTCCTGCTCAGCAGGGGGTTCATAATACACTGTGAGACAAGGAAGAGGAAAGACAATGCATGAAGTGTCCCTTATCTCATCCAAGCATCCCCACCCCAGCACTCACACACTCAGAGCTGTCTTCCTCAAAGAGAAAGTGGGATTTTAAGGGCAAGGAGAATTGAGGGAGATTTGCAGAGAGGAAGTGACATTTCAGAGTTGGAAGCCATGCTCCCATGGCAGAGGAGGCCGGGGCTCCATGGCAAGCAAGCATATGTTTGTGGGTGAATTTGCTGGATGGGTGGAAGAGTATGTGCTGGCGTATCCCAGCAGTATCACCACCTGGAAACATCTGAATTCCACGCCCAGTGGAATTTCATGCCCTGGGTCTGTCCGTTGGTTACAATCCTTATTAGGGATGAAATGGAAGCACAGAGGGTTATAGGATGGGCCCCAACCCCGACACCCAACAGCACATTGTGCTCAAGGCAGGATGTCCTGACCCCAGGTGGAGCCTCGCTTGGGCCTCATCCTGGCCAAGCTGGCAGCAGGAAGATGGACCAAGAGAAAAACACCACTCTCCAGAAGGGAGCGTTACAGCCCACTTTTTCTTGGTACACAAACTATGGAGGCCATGAGAGCACTGGGATGGAGGAGGGGCACCTCCCCAAATGCTTTCCCGTGCCTTTCAAAACACTCACTGTGTATCTTAGTGTCCCCAGAGACCTAGCCCTGCGCCCGAGTGCCACCTGAAGTGGAGCTTTATGGCCCAGCCTTTTGGCTGTTTTGACTCCTAAAattcctcctccccttccatcTTCCATTCACTCATTCCACAAATATCTCTGGAGCCTCTaatacatgccaggcactgtcctaaatACTGGGGATAAACAGCCCTTATCTGGAGAGCTTcaactctatctcaaagaaacagataataaaacattcaaaatgtaCAACATATGGTATGTTAGATATAATGCCACAGGGAAAAGTAAAGCATAGGGTGTGTTGGGGGTAGGGTCTGTTTTTGGTAGGGTGGTCGGGGAGCACCTCACTGCGAGGGTGATGGGGGAGTAAAGCCCTGAAGGAGGTGAAGTGTGAGCTGCAGGGACAGCTATAAGAAGAGCAAATGGCAAGCCCCCAAGGAGGGAGGAGGCTGAGCATGGCCGAGGGCCAGAAAGGAGCTGAGTAGTTGGAGCTGAGTAAGGGTGGGGGCACCAAAGTCAGAGGAGCAGCAGGGGTACAGGGTGGTCCTGCTGGGACTCATGGGCTGCTGTAAGGTGTGTGATTTGTCCAGGGGAGATAAGCATCCCTGGAGGGACTCCCCCATGGAATATTGCTGAGCAGGAATGCTGGAGGTGCTGAGGAATAAGGAATTGCTCCCCCCGAAGGCAGGATCTGGGTCATATTTACATTCCATGATATGTCGGGGGTGTTACCAGAGTGACTGAAgctccaccctccacccctgcTCAAAGATCTCTTCTTTCAAGGCCCAATTTTCCTCGTAGTAGGTTCTGGGGACCACATGCTTCCAACTCTGCAGGG containing:
- the LOC105465949 gene encoding pulmonary surfactant-associated protein D, with the translated sequence MLLFLLSALVLLTQSLGYLEADMKTYSQRTAPSACTLVMCSSVESGLPGRDGRDGREGPRGEKGDPGLPGAAGKAGMPGEAGPVGPKGDNGSIGEPGPKGDTGPSGPPGPPGVPGPAGREGPLGKQGNIGPQGKPGPKGEAGPKGEVGAPGMQGSAGARGPAGPKGDRGVPGERGAPGNAGTAGSAGVMGPQGSPGARGPPGLKGDKGVPGDKGAKGESGLPDVASLRQQVEALQKQVQHLQAAFSQYKKVELFPNGQSVGEKIFKTAGFVKPFTEAQLVCTQAGGQLASPRSAAENAALQQLVIAQNEAAFLSMTDSKMEGKFTYPTGESLVYSNWAPGEPNDDGGSEDCVEIFTNGKWNDRACGEKRLVVCEF